In Pseudomonas sp. ADAK2, the genomic window CAGGAAATGCACCAGGTGCCCCAGACGTTGACCAGCGCCGGTTTGCCGAGGATGTCAGCCTTGGTCAAAGTCTTGTCGCCCTGCACCGCGGGCAGGGAAAACTCCGGGAACGGCTTGTCGATCATCGCCGAAGGCAACTCGGCCGGGTCCAGGTACAGCCCGCGATAAAGGAAAACAGCCACCACCAGGAAAATCGCCAGCGGCAACAGCATCAACCAACGTCTCATGCAGTGGCTCCTGTCATGCCGAGTGCTTCACGCACGCGGCTTTTCACCTTGACCCGATAACGGCGATCCAGCGCCGCCAGCAACCCGCCTGCACCTGTGAGCAGGCCGCCGAACCAGATCCAGCGCACGAACGGTTTGACGTGCACACGCACAGCCCAGGCGCCATCGCCCAGCGGTTCGCCGAGGGCGACATAAATGTCGCGGGTGAAACCGGCGTCGATCCCGGCTTCAGTCATCACCGAGTTCTGCACGGTGTAGAGGCGTTTTTCCGGGTGCAGCACGCTGACTTCCTTGCCGTCGCGGATCACGCGGACGGTGCCCTTGTCGGAGGTGAAGTTCGGCCCTTCGAAGTGCTTGGCGCCTTCGAAGATGAAGTGGTAACCGGCCAGGTCCATGGACTCGCCCGGCGCCAGGCGCAAGTCGCGCTCGGCACTGTTCTGGCTCGACAACACGACGCCGAGCGCACACACGGCGATGCCCAGATGCGCGACCTGCATGCCCCAGTAGCTGCGAGTCAGGGTCGGCAGGCCTTTGATCAAACCTTTGTGACGAGTCTTGTCGAGAATGTCGCGCACGCCAGCCAACAACACCCACGCGGCAAGCATGAACGTGGCGATGACGGCCCAGTTGAAATCACCGTAAGCGACGCCGGCCACCACGGCCAACGCAGCGCTGCCGAGGAGTACCGGAGTCAACATGCCCACCAGCCATTTGACCGGGGTATCTTTCCAGCGCACCAGCATGCCGACCGCCATTACCACCATCAGCAACGCCATCAATGGAATGAACAGCGCGTTGAAGTACGGCGGGCCGACCGACAGCTTGGCGCCGGTCATCGCATCGAGGATCAGCGGATACAACGTGCCGAGCAGGATCATCGACGCCGCCACCACCAGCACCAGGTTGTTGCCCAGCAGCAGGGTTTCCCGGGACCAGAGGTTGAAGCCGACATGGCTCTTGACCACCGGCGCACGCAGGGCGAACAGCGTCAGCGAACCACCGACCACAAACAGCAGGAAGATCAGGATGAACACACCGCGCTCAGGATCGGAGGCAAAGGCATGCACCGAAGTCAGCACGCCGGAACGCACCAGGAAGGTCCCGAGCAAGCTCAGCGAGAACGCGGCAATGGCCAGCAACACGGTCCAGCTCTTGAACACGCCACGTTTTTCCGTGACCGCCAACGAGTGAATCAGCGCCGTCCCCACCAGCCAAGGCATGAACGAGGCGTTTTCCACCGGATCCCAGAACCACCAGCCGCCCCAGCCGAGTTCGTAGTAGGCCCACCACGAACCGAGCGTGATGCCGATACCGAGGAACGCCCAGGCGACGATGGTCCACGGACGGGACCAACGCGCCCACGCGGCATCCAGACGACCGCCCAGCAAAGCGGCGATAGCAAACGCAAAGGCCACGGAGAAACCGACGTAACCCATGTACAGCATCGGCGGGTGAACGATCAGGCCGATGTCTTGCAGCAATGGATTGAGGTCGCGACCGTCCGCCGGAATCTGCGGCAGGATCCGCGCGAACGGGTTGGAAGTAAGAATCAGGAACAACAGGAAACCGGTGCTGATCATGCCCATCACCGCCAGTACGCGGGCGAGCATGACTTGCGGCAACTGCCGGGAGAACACCGATACGGCGAAGGTCCAGCCGCCGAGGATCAACGCCCACAGCAGCAACGACCCTTCGTGGGCACCCCACACCGCGCTGAATTTGTAGTACCACGGCAACGCGCTGTTGGAGTTGCTGGCCACATAGGCGACGGAGAAATCGTCGGTCATGAAGGCGTAAGTCAGGCATCCGAAGGCGAACACCAGAAACGCGAACTGCCCCCAGGCCGCGGGTTGAGCCAGGCTCATCCACAAGCGGTCACCGCGCCAGGCCCCCATCAACGGCACGATGGCCTGAACCAGCGCGAAACACAGCGCCAGGATCATCGCCAGTTGGCCCAATTCGGGGATAAACAGTGCAGAGGTCATCGATCAACCCTCCTTGGCTTGGGTAGGTGCCGACTGACCGCTGTCTTTCAGGGCCTTGGTCACTTCGGGCGGCATGTACTTCTCGTCGTGCTTGGCCAGCACTTCGTCGGCCACCACCACGCCCTCGGCGTTGAGTTTGCCCAGGGCCACAATGCCCTGCCCTTCGCGGAACAGGTCCGGAAGAATGCCGCGATAGCTGATGGTCACGGATTTGTTAAAGTCAGTGACGATGAATTTCAC contains:
- a CDS encoding heme lyase CcmF/NrfE family subunit, with the protein product MTSALFIPELGQLAMILALCFALVQAIVPLMGAWRGDRLWMSLAQPAAWGQFAFLVFAFGCLTYAFMTDDFSVAYVASNSNSALPWYYKFSAVWGAHEGSLLLWALILGGWTFAVSVFSRQLPQVMLARVLAVMGMISTGFLLFLILTSNPFARILPQIPADGRDLNPLLQDIGLIVHPPMLYMGYVGFSVAFAFAIAALLGGRLDAAWARWSRPWTIVAWAFLGIGITLGSWWAYYELGWGGWWFWDPVENASFMPWLVGTALIHSLAVTEKRGVFKSWTVLLAIAAFSLSLLGTFLVRSGVLTSVHAFASDPERGVFILIFLLFVVGGSLTLFALRAPVVKSHVGFNLWSRETLLLGNNLVLVVAASMILLGTLYPLILDAMTGAKLSVGPPYFNALFIPLMALLMVVMAVGMLVRWKDTPVKWLVGMLTPVLLGSAALAVVAGVAYGDFNWAVIATFMLAAWVLLAGVRDILDKTRHKGLIKGLPTLTRSYWGMQVAHLGIAVCALGVVLSSQNSAERDLRLAPGESMDLAGYHFIFEGAKHFEGPNFTSDKGTVRVIRDGKEVSVLHPEKRLYTVQNSVMTEAGIDAGFTRDIYVALGEPLGDGAWAVRVHVKPFVRWIWFGGLLTGAGGLLAALDRRYRVKVKSRVREALGMTGATA
- the ccmE gene encoding cytochrome c maturation protein CcmE; the protein is MNPLRKKRLIIILAILVGVGAAVGLALSALQQNINLFYTPTQIASGEAPQDTRIRAGGMVEKGSLQRSGDSLDVKFIVTDFNKSVTISYRGILPDLFREGQGIVALGKLNAEGVVVADEVLAKHDEKYMPPEVTKALKDSGQSAPTQAKEG